The following are encoded together in the Panicum virgatum strain AP13 chromosome 6K, P.virgatum_v5, whole genome shotgun sequence genome:
- the LOC120713905 gene encoding serine/threonine-protein phosphatase 7 long form homolog, whose product MILGLPLDGLPVTGIVQSDGWRDMVENIIGIRPPAPPEGVRDRKTSGVSSAWLRANFSHCPPAAAAEVVERYARVWMWHLFAGFLFPDGSGNTISWMVLPILSQVWENLGQYSWGSVALAWLYRQLCDACRRSGADSNLGGCVYLLQIWIWERFSVGRLYRGPIPNWPYDDQGSDPTIAFLWKNVAAVRGNPRRRYNRYTNDLDCITQAQVFWTLYSDRAELDELVLSDICTRDRELWRATVPLIFFFVVEMHLPNQVLGQFGKAQPFPPETPSTSQEWHKIDRKKRYTELDWRVTHAAPLQLWEQRQRVEPNIGPYRRLGGTRESLRWFYSVTRVSVKPPRQNNPIEDLPDTDDDDEGDIGDEYDDLTHAGVQPERAPIQNYMAQQLGRLANDAGVAMAHASASGQDGGHLRAFVERVRMSCRRMAYRLNCMSSADGAFAPGRAESSARGASSSRRTPIHYGGRSRTSISRTSTTSASRASRGKAPRSEPESEDAEEPGDSEADDPNFGPDELTMSRMFDAPPSTQTQRETSQDAGAGPSRRPRQRRARGERECSTYSTSKAAPAQRPFQPCRAAAPPSLKH is encoded by the exons ATGATCCTAGGGCTGCCGTTGGATGGTCTTCCAGTGACAGGCATTGTACAGTCAGATGGATGGAGAGACATGGTTGAGAACATCATTGGGATCAGGCCTCCTGCACCGCCAGAAGGAGTTAGAGATCGGAAGACTTCAGGAGTCAGCTCGGCGTGGCTGCGCGCCAACTTTAGCCACTGCCCGCCTGCAGCAGCCGCAGAGGTGGTCGAGAGATATGCTCGTGTATGGATGTGGCACTTGTTTGCCGGCTTCCTTTTCCCCGATGGTTCGGGCAACACAATATCGTGGATGGTTTTGCCGATACTTAGCCAAGTATGGGAAAACCTAGGTCAATACAGCTGGGGCTCTGTGGCACTTGCATGGTTATACAGGCAGCTTTGCGATGCTTGCAGGCGCAGTGGCGCTGATTCAAACTTAGGAGGCTGCGTGTACCTTCTACAGATATGGATATGGGAGCGATTTTCGGTGGGGAGACTGTATCGCGGGCCAATTCCG AACTGGCCCTATGACGACCAAGGGTCGGACCCAACTATTGCTTTCCTATGGAAGAATGTTGCAGCTGTCCGTGGTAACCCTCGCCGCCGCTACAATCGCTATACCAACGATCTTGATTGCATTACCCAAGCTCAG GTATTCTGGACGCTGTACAGCGACCGTGCGGAGCTTGATGAGCTTGTGCTTAGTGACATATGCACAAGGGATAGAGAACTCTGGCGCGCAACTGTTCCTTTGATTTTCTTCTTCGTGGTGGAGATGCACTTGCCTAACCAAGTGCTGGGCCAGTTTGGCAAGGCACAACCATTCCCGCCAGAGACCCCATCGACATCTCAAGAATGGCACAA AATTGATCGAAAGAAGCGGTACACCGAGCTCGATTGGCGTGTTACCCATGCAGCGCCACTTCAGCTTTGGGAGCAACGGCAACGGGTTGAGCCGAACATTGGTCCTTACCGTCGGCTTGGAGGCACTAGGGAGTCCCTGCGATGGTTTTACTCGGTCACACGGGTCTCCGTGAAGCCCCCACGGCAGAACAATCCCATTGAAGACCTTCCGGACACAGATGATGACGACGAGGGTGACATTGGTGACGAGTATGACGACCTCACTCATGCGGGAGTGCAGCCAGAGAGAGCTCCTATCCAGAACTACATG GCACAACAACTAGGTCGGCTTGCAAATGATGCCGGTGTTGCGATGGCTCACGCTAGTGCATCCGGCCAAGACGGCGGACACCTTCGTGCTTTTGTTGAA CGGGTGCGGATGAGCTGCAGGCGCATGGCCTACAGGTTGAACTGCATGTCCTCTGCAGATGGAGCATTTGCTCCAGGACGAGCAGAGTCAAGTGCCCGTGGTGCTTCTTCTTCCAGAAGGACTCCCATCCATTACGGTGGACGATCCAGGACGTCGATTTCAAGGACAAGTACGACTTCAGCCTCAAGAGCATCACGAGGCAAGGCACCACGGTCGGAACCAGAGAGCGAAGATGCAGAGGAGCCTGGAGATTCTGAGGCCGACGACCCGAACTTTGGGCCCGATGAGCTTACTATGTCCCGGATGTTTGACGCCCCACCCAGTACTCAGACCCAGAGAGAGACGAGCCAG GATGCAGGGGCAGGACCTTCTCGGCGCCCTCGCCAACGCCGTGCCCGTGGGGAGCGGGAATGTTCTACCTACAGCACCAGCAAGGCAGCGCCGGCGCAACGACCCTTTCAGCCCTGCagagcagcggcgccgccgtcgttaAAACATTAG
- the LOC120713213 gene encoding 14-3-3-like protein GF14-A — translation MVISSIESSREQHPAEQKETRGAAGHAATARGYCGRVETELSNICTGILRLLDKRLVPAAATVDAKIFYLKIKGDYHCYLAEFKTGAERKDAADSTLAAYQAAQVPSSSLFHQLSSRRLFLFFFVPFVTDLTRNGWIGSRVVFFCLSSRRCSSTGWGAWGGGAAARSDREREDGRGEGRDGGAYR, via the exons ATGGTGATCAGTTCAATAG AGAGCAGCAGAGAGCAACATCCTGCAGAGCAGAAGGAGACCCGCGGCGCCGCGGGCCATGCCGCCACCGCCAGGGGCTACTGCGGACGTGTCGAGACCGAGCTCTCCAACATCTGCACGGGGATCCTGCGCCTCCTTGACAAGCgcctcgtccccgccgccgccaccgtcgacgCCAAGATCTTCTACCTCAAGATAAAGGGCGACTACCACTGCTACCTCGCGGAGTTCAAGACCGGCGCCGAGCGCAAGGACGCCGCCgactccaccctcgccgcctaCCAGGCCGCCCAGGTCCCGTCCTCCTCTCTCTTCCACCAACTCTCGTCTCGtcgtctctttctttttttttttgttcctttcGTTACTGATTTAACTCGAAATGGCTGGATTGGATCTCGGGTGGTTTTCTTCTGCCTTTCCTCGAGGAGGTGTTCGAGCACAGGCTGGGGAGCATGGGGAGGTGGTGCGGCGGCCAGATCAGATCGAGAACGTGAGGACGGGAGAGGGGAAGGAAGAGATGGCGGCGCTTACCGGTGA